In Rhopalosiphum padi isolate XX-2018 chromosome 3, ASM2088224v1, whole genome shotgun sequence, the genomic stretch tatatatctatatatataattaatttgtttattcccccttgtttattttaactaagtttttaatttagggTATAATGTAAAAGTTGTCTCAATCACTTCCTCTGGAATTGTCGCTAAAGCTTTTTCACTAGGTGCTGTGGCTTCAAGAAAGTCATTAGTATCGACTTGTGTCCACTGTTCTTTTGTTTGAGTTGGCTCTTCGCATGGTTTTTGAGACGatcttgtttttataaattttaacaataatgacAATACCCaactaattattgtaataacaacAATTGTTGATATTCCAACAACAataactacatatattttttattccatttGTTGGTATAGTAATTTCTGTCGCATTTGCTCCGCGACTTGTTCATGTGTGACTGTAATTTCATTTAGGTCACTCATTTGGTTTGTTTTGACGTGGTGAAATTTCATCGTTTTGGTAAAATGACTATTCTCCACGTCACTGTTGGGCTCTCTGAGTACTGATGTTGGAATGAAATCGGTATATTGCGTTCTTCCTGCTATGCGTCCAGGTATAAGGACGTCTCTGTTGGCGAATCCACGACAAGTTTCGTTTAGTGCGATAATGCCTGCTCCTTCTAATATGTGGTTTTTCGATTCTTTATCTTCGTCGCACGTGACAAATACAGAATCGTTAATCGTGACATATAACCACTCGTTCTTGTGCTTCAATTTGTGAAAGACTGTAGTAGCCATTTCTACGTAACGTATCTCACAACTTTCCGGGACCTTCCTAGGTTCCTGCATCAGGAGTATTTCATTCACACACAGGTCTCATACTCCTGGGGTGCAAAGGATGTGTTTCGGGACATATCAGAAATTCGTGAGCAGTTTTACAAATTGTAaggttaaaattatcatatgtCGAGTAGAATTCCTTAGATTTAGTAACCGCTAAAAAATCATGcttatgtttaatatacatacattttttcttattattagcAAAACATACCGGTAacggtattaatttatataaacttaaatcgtGCTGGTATACTAaaggaatatttaaaataaatacaaggttatttttattataatataccgtcaAATctgataattttactatatcatagacattattatattcCACCAGTGGCATATTGGTCCCACTAGGTAGAACCAGTTTAATGTCTCTAAATTGTTCAAGTAAAGCTTTCGTATTTATTAAGCTCGGATGCACTTGACCTAACCTTGCGCTTTATTCAATCTCGACTAACGTGTTTACCCTCAACatttgtattatcataatttggttaataattaaaaattgcttATTAACTTCTATTTTCGGAAATAAATTGTTGGTCATATTTACTAATTGTCGAATATgttcatttaaatacataattcgtTGTTCATCTACCtcgtgtttaatatttattacgcgcaaattttcttttactaaatttatttggtCATTTTTTGActcttttaatttatgaatagaaaaatcgaattttttcaTACAATCTAAATTACATAGACCGTAGAGTATCTGTGCCGCCTGTGTTACATGTTGCCAAAGGCCGCGACGCGCTCGCGTTTCGACGGATTCTAATAAAAAATCCATACGTTcgtatattttctttttcattaaTGTCGATTGCGTTAGCATTGGTTCACAATTTGGTAATTCTTCCCACTTTGTGACTTCAGTACACATgcgtttaatattttctatacggTCCTCGAGAACGTTCCATTGTTCTCCGTAACAGGTTGTATCCAGATAAATCGCTAAATCCCATGTATTAGTTACGATTTTAATAGGTCCTAGATTCTCATAATATATCCCTGATCCTTGTTGTATTTGATTTTCTTGGTAACGTAACTGTGCCATGGCCAGTTGTATTCCCAAGAATAACTGTATCATACTGTAATACAATAAAGCAGGGGTCACCAACTGGCGGACCGCGGTCCGGATACGGACCTCGAGCACTTTTTTTACGGACCGCGCGCGCGTTTTCATTTTACATTGTTTAAATTCATATGCGCCATACCGGCGAAGGAAACGTGCCATCGTCGGAGTGGCGCGTATGAAACGGGCCTTATCCACGGAATAGTTTTTATCTAGTTTAAAtccgataataaataataagataagatCATAACATCGAGCGTCTGTCTACGTAGAACGCGTGTATAGTTCGCAGTAAAGATGGGATTTTCAACTCAATATCATGAGTCAGTTCACCTGACTCAGTTCACTCAAATGAGTCGACTCGGGGAGTCAACTCCCAATTTCCATTGACTCCTATTAACTCCAAGTTATCAATTCGTTTAAGAGTTACTTCAGAGTATTAGATTATTAATCACTAAATATATGAACTattgatttatacaatttatgaagaccttattcaatattaattttttattattatttttattgtttaatgcaatacaataatatgtcatatacttgtgtatttactatttagtatgtatattaaaatattatacactgagaaattaatttgaacttttattttatatacacatttaatttaaaatgttatattattgtgaatatatgaatgttttattaaatatatatatatatatatatatattgattatatttttttatttatttatttttcaaaaaaacaatgTGCCCTATAAGTTCttaatttgaaatacaaattcatgttaaatataattagtgtattcgtttgtttttttcataaattatattttgtggacAAATACAACGAAATGGAACACTACAAGGTAGCATAAATagctgttttattttaaatataaacattttaaaataatggttttaaaaattagaataaccATTGTACCAAACtactaatatatactaaaatgctgatctcaaaaaataatttaatatatatagtacactcCTAGTTGCATAGTGACACGATATAACATGTCAAGTCTTGTTGCAGTAAGGAGACTAATATGATTTGATGgaataaaattgtcattaacatataataacattgaCTTAAATTGTCACATCTTAATTGGTAATCGTCTTGTATTCTTGTTAAGTTTATTGGCGTGCTCAAAGTTActgtttcaaaattataatattctttttcaattataatatttaaatatttaaaaatgagtaaGTCCAGTGTTATTTGGGATTATTTTCAACTTGACTCAGAtaacataaatgtaaaatgtggtCTTTgtcgaataaaattaaaaaataatcgttcTTCAACATCTAACTTAATTAGACATATTAAGTCTAAACATCCCACTGTCAACTTATTGAATAGAAATACACGTGTATTAGAAGAGACTGTTGATGATCCAAATGATGCTCCATCAACTTCTACTActgtaagttaaattaaaaaatattttgtcaaataaaataaaataattttaaataaataacttaattattttaattaataagtattttatttatttttattagttaggACTACATAAATACTGTTTAATTACCTATActgttatactaatattaaataatatatatgtatacttttagAATACAATTAATTCAACAACTAACCTAGTGGTAAACCAAACTGAAACGTCCTTACAAATTCCATCTAATGAACATGCAATTTGTCCTCAAAGTTCTAGATTTGTGAATAATCCCATTACTCAATATTTTTCTAAGCCTCTTGGTGCATCACGCCGTAAAATTATAGATCAACAAGTTCTGAAAATGATTGTGAAAGAATACTATCCCTTCAGTATTGTTGAAGATAGAGAGTttgtaaaacttttaaatttgttaaatccCGGTTATACACTTCCATCGAGAAAAACATTGTCGAAatcattattacctataatgtataatgaaatatatgataaaGTGAAACAAGACATAAAAAACCATGCAAAATATGTAAGCATTACCACCGATAGTTGGACttctattaaaaatgaaaattatattgctgTCACAtgccattttattaataatgaatgtgAATTAAAATCCTATCTTCtttcttgttttaaaaattccGAATCACGCTCttcagaaaatttaaaaaaggattTATTGACGGTCATACAGAAATGGGGCTTAGAAAATAACATTGCAGCATGTACAATTGACAatgcacataatattgttaatgctGTCAGTTTGATGATGTGGTTGGAGGCATGTAGGTTGCTTTGCCCACAGTTTAAATTTGGCAGTACAAACTGCCCTTAAGTCAATATCTGAAACAAGAGATAAAGTAAGAGGAATTGTTGGACATTTTAAGAGAAGTCCACAGGCAGCTGAAAAACTTAGAGCTATGCAAGAGCAATTGGGCTTAACACCACCTTTAATGCTCATTCAGGACGTCGTTACACGTTGGAACTCAACGTATGAGATGTTTCAGCGTATTCAGAACCTTAAAGTTCCTCTTTCTTCTGTATTAGTAgagtgtaattataatatttacttgacCAATGAAGACTGGCACATTATTTCCAAGTCCTgtgaagtattaaaatattttaaagaaattacagTAGAGATAAGTAGTGAAAAATCGGTTTCTATTTCAAAATCTGTTGTATTTAGTCGAGCACTTCTTAAACATTGTACATACTTGGATACACAGTTTTACGATTCAGAACAATTAACTGATATGATATCCATATTAAAACAACAGGTAGAACAAAGATTTAAGTCACTTgaaaaaacacaaatttatgCGGAAGCTACAATACTCGATccgagatttaaaaaatatggattCTTAAATAATAGTTCATTTACAGAatcaaaaaaaacaattattaataaagctaCTACCATacatattgaaatgaaaaatatgaagcAGCCAGCGATACAAAATCAATCTGTAACGTTAAGTGGAGATTCTATTTGGAATGACTTTGATGAAGAGGTAAGTAGTCAACTGATATCCACAAATCCAACATCCGCAGCTATTCTTGAAATTGATAAATACCTACAAGAAGGGTTAATTCCAAGGCATGAAGATCCTTTGAAGTGGTGGAAAAACAATCGAAATGTTTATCCGTGTTTGTTTGAACTTATGAAAAAACGTCTCTGTGTACTTGCAACATCAGTTCCATGTGAACGTATATTTTCTAAGGCAGGACAAACAATTTCAGAAAAAAGAAGTAGGCTAAGTagtaaaaactttgaaaaaatgatatttttaaactttaactcAAAATAGCTTTAGTGTAatactgtaaattgtaatgaccaatctataatgtattgttatttgttacttGTATCTTCTgtaccgtaataataataataataataatattatttatatatatttaattaaatattaatttgttgtcttgataataaatttgtttttataaaactaataaaactataatacatttgataacATAACGTGATGAATATTTTAGGTACTGAGTCAGTAAATCTAAATCCGTAGTATCACCCATAATTCATGAATTGATAAGTGGTAACACAAATTCATGAGTTGTAGTGAATCAGTGGTAACACTGAGTTGTTGAGTCACTGAACTAAAGCAAACTGATTCAATTCATTCAGTTCACTTAAAAGAGTCAACTCTTTGAATCAACTCACTCACGAACTACCCATCCCTAGTTCGCAGTAATCTGTATGCGCCGCGACGCGACAGACGAGTTTCGTGTATAGATAGTGTTCATAAGTTCAAACCGTTTATTGCACTGTGTGTGTTGACGTTCTGTTCGTGTTCGATTATTAGTTTTTCTTGTACAAATTTTGAATatggaaagaaaaaaaagaaaagtagaAGCTGAAAATCGACAGTTTCTCGCAGAATGGACtgatttatattgctttacaTTACCTAACCGTGTTGGAGCTTTACCTGTTTGTTCGATTTGTCAACAAACAGTAGCCATCATCAAAAGTTCAAATCTGAAAAGACATTATGAGACTAAACACAAATCGTTTAGTGAAAAGTACCAGGTAGGAAGTAATCTTCGTAAATCCAAAATTGAgagtttatatttatcttattcaACATCGACTCAAATTATTGACAAGGCAATGAGTGAACAAGAAAAATGTACAGAGGCTTCTATGCGTATTTCATGGATACTTGCTAAACACATGAAACCGTTTACCGATGCTGATATAATCAAAGAATGTATGATTGAAGCTGGAAATGCGTTATTTGAtagtaaaaatgatattatggaGACTATTCGTAATATTCCGTTATCTACGTCTTCAAATACTCGAAATACAGAACTATTAGCAAAGGAGaatcattctaatttaataCAATCTTTATCGGCCACGGGTTATTATGTTTTAGCTATGGATGAATCGTGTGATAAGACTGATACAGCTCAGTTGTGTATTTTTGTACGATATTTCGACAATACCAGTGAACAGTTTGTTGaagaaatattaactattttaccaCTTTTAGGGACCACTTGTGGTGAAGACATATATAAAGCTGTTATAGAATAtttcgaaaaatataaattagatatgAAAAAACTTATTTCATTAACAACAGACGGCGCGCCATCGAtgattggaaataaaaaaagttttgttcAGAGACTAATTAATAATCCGAAATGCAATAACAAGATAATATCTTATCACTGCATTATCCATCAAAGTGTGTTGTGTtgcaagttaaatttaaatctcgAAGCTACAATGACACAAGTGATCAAAATAGTAAACTTTATTCGAGCCAAATCATCATTGAAGCACCGTCAATTTAAATCATTTCTCGATGAAGTTAAATCACAATATGGTGATTTACAGCTATACAATAATGTAAGGTGGTTGAGCAAATGTTTGGTACTTTTTCGTAATATTGGACGAGATCAAGTTATTCCTTTCTAGCAGTGATCAATTATGTGCAAAAGACTATTTAGATTTCCTTGAAATAAAAGAACATGTCACATCTATCGCTTTTTTGAcagatatatttaaacatatcaacgatttaaatttcaaactacAAGGTAAAGGAAAATTAGTGTGCCATCTACTGTCAGAAATCAAATGTTTTTCAAGGAAAATGGATCTCTTTTGCGAAGATATAGAAAACGAACGTTTGCACTTTCCTAACTTAAATACTGTTTTTGATGACGCTgaagataataatgatattaatctCAATcagttcattaattttataaagaaacTTAAATCTGAATTTGAAGATAGATTTActgatttcaaaaaaattgagaatgtagtgcaaattttgaataattgtttttcattacaTCCCAACGGCGAATGGAGTAGTGAAGCCACAAGCGTTTTTGGCTCTAATAAAGCTGCCCTACAGATGGAGATAATCGAATTCCAGGAAGACATGAGTTTAAAGGAAAAATTTACTCAAGTCACCAACACTTTACAGTACGATCAATTCTGGATGAAATACGTTTGTTCAAGTAAATACCCAGAACTAAAACGCCTGGTTTCAAAACTGTATACAATGTTTGGATCAACATATGTTTGTGAAGCCGCTTTTTCTaagatgaaatttattaaaaacaatttcagaTCTCGGTTAACAGATGAACATCTTATCGAGTTAATGCAAATCAGTTGCACTAACTTCACTCCAAATATTAGGAAGCTcgtgaaaacttaaaaatgaaatatttcaagtataatcttttttttttgcaaattcaatttaaataaacaaatataaatacaaatttaaaaatgtatatacctattaattaatgtgtgtaaaatacaatttgattaaataaataaatataaatacaaatttaaaaaatgtatgtacctacctatttattaacgtgtgtataatacaatctgaataaataaataagtataatcacaaatttataaattataaatacctatttattaacgTGTGTAAAAGTCATTGAAACTGTTTTGACCGCGTAAAGTTTGGTAAGTTTCAAAACGGACCCCCATAGAAATTAGTTGGTGACCTCTGCAATAAAGTATACCATGTAAGGACAAGTAACAAGAatctaattgataaattatttatttttttattttttttttttattaaaattgctgTTGGTTTATAGGAACAGTCATAAATTGatcaaaaattatatcacaggatgaaattattttagtagttCGACGATTTTGTTCTGCAGCTTTGGTattctttttattatcattataaccaTCAAATACTACAATAACGTTACAaccaaaatgtttatgtatataatgcacGTATTTCTCAAAAATAACATCAAATGTTTCTTCTCGATCCCATACGACGCGATGTAAAAGATATCCTCCGTCAATGATATAGGTAGTATTTTTGTgatcaatatcaatattaacacattgaaaaaaatcataaatagcaGATTTTTGTGTTTTACGCATGCCATTAGCATCAAAGAGTGATAATGGATAAGAAGCTAATtcatattcaaaaaatttttcaAGTTCATCCCCAAATGTCTTAGTTATACTCATGcgttgaaacaataaaatagggTCTATAGCTACTTTCTCATCATGAATTTTTATAGTGCTACTAATTGTTAAAAGAGGGAGTACTCTATCAgaacgttttaatttaatattattaaaggtttgaccaattattttattcatagaaGCAATTCCAACTTCACGAGCATTATGACAATTGATGGTTTCATCACCGACCACTCCACTTGCAatggacattatttttttaacctcaGGAAAAGGTTCATGTAATGAAAACCattcaaaaagttttttaatatcttCGATATCTCTTTTTATACGAGAATCACTCGCATCTATATGCTGATCTGTTGTATCCATTTTAACATTTGCAAAATCCTCTAACCCTTCATATACTGTGTTCATTGAGTGCATACCATAAACCCATTTACTTAGGACACTTTCTTGTGTACTTCTTCCTCTGCAACACCTCCAACTGTTTTCATTGATTTCATCAACGACTGCTCAATAATCATGTCTGTCGAAGTTCCACAACTTAATTTGTTAGAACGTCTTACAGTAAAAAATCCTTGTACAAATCTACTAAAAACACTAGaatcaattacattttcaagttgTAGCATATCTTGGAGATATAAGTGGGCAGATTTTGCATAAGGAAAATGTCCCGAAGCATGGAAATAAGGAAGCATTTCTTTAATGCAATTCAAATGAGCTTGCCAATCTCACATACGTTCAGCTCTTATAAACTCCTTTGCCATCGATACCATGTGAAAATACTGTATCCATAGTTTTGCTGTAGAGCCTCGTTCCTCGAATTCTTTCAATTTCTTGCTAAACTGATACAATAATGCTTCAGCTTTTTCGTCACAACTTTCAATATCGTTATATGAAAcagtgttatttataatatcatctatagttttttttaaataatcattcatTTCATCATCAATAACGAGTTCTTTTGATATAATAGTTGACAAAGTTAGGTGAAGTAATGTATGAGCTCTGACAGCTCTGGCGTAAGCATGGCCATTGAGCATTTTATCCAATGAATTAGGTGCATAGATTAAAGAAAGAACTTCTTTAATACCACTTCCTTGCATAATATAACCAATTGCTCCAAAAAAGGATATTAGTAGATGAAAACCTCCAAGTCTAATTACAATCTTTGACAAATCAGATTTTTCTGGTGCCGCTGACACTATTTCTCGTGATTTTGCATACAATGGTTGATCAAAAGTAATAACGCATACATCGTGGCCATAATTTTTTGCATTCTCCAAAGCACATAATAAGGTAGTGTATATGGTATTGTAGTTACTTGCTGGTTGATGAACAAATGGTAAGAAtagaattttagataaaaaaaaatgcatattattatttgttaaacgtTCGATATAACCATTCCAGCCCGGCAATGATAAATTGTTCCATTTCCCATACAACCATACCATATCTATTTTTCGGAGTAAAGAAATCATTGTATGATTTTCATAAGCAAAACTCTGTGcagttatttttactatatcctACTACACCATCATTTTGATAGATCTGAATTGGAATATGTGCTTTTTCTGCAAAATCTTTTGCTGAAAAGACTTGATTTGTTAGTGATATAGACTTTTCAGCTAAAACTGAACTTTTTGgtgtaattatttgaattatacctattatgtgtAAAGTGTTATGACCATCTATAGTGTGTACATTTATATCGGCATTGTCAGCAACATATTGTACAAATGTCCCACTTTCTGGTGGCAAGATATGAGGCTGACTATGAAAAACTGCTGCAGCTTCGTACATCATAGTGTTACTGTATGATGCACATAAACCAAAAGACGAAAAAATCTGTATAAGACGTTTTGAACCAAATCGTCGATGGAAAAATACTGAAAGACCCAATTGCAAACTCGAGATAAACGATCTAGGACGAATAGCAGCCATAATACAGTGGCTAATAgttgtacatattaattttaaattttccaatttatgacgtttatttttcaaaattaaaagctcCAAAAAATAAGTTAACGATTCTGGAATTtctctattaatattttcaaacatttgaCTAGGAGGAGGGTAGTTTTTAGTGTCGCACACAACAGATTAAATATCTTCTCGGAGGATTGTAGCTGCAGCTTTTAGTATCCTAAAACGTTCTTCACCTATATTTTGCTTTTTACTGTCATACCAAACTTTGTTCAACACATCGTGCTGTTTATCAATGAAACAGATAATTGTCAAGCTACCTTGTTTCtcagttataataattctattatcaTACTTTaacttcaacatttttttaattgttttatcatcTGGAACCTTATTTTTGCAAATACCTTTTAATTCTTTCAGTGAAAACTGACAATcgtcattattttcaatatatacgaatatttcTTCCATTGCCAAAATAACACTATTATCTTCAGGACGACCAATTTTACCTCCTGAAGAAGGCCTCAAAAAAGAATTATAACAATTGTTATGGTACTTGGCCTCAGCAGCAAATAAATCGTATTCATACTCTATACGTGCAAAAACAGTTTTTGCAACGTCGTCCGAACGATTCTTAGCaacctttataatattgtctttaaaaGAAAGTGTAGCCACTTTATAAATTGCTCGCCTATATCcctgtggtttttttttctgcCTCTTCATTTGCGTCTTCACcacaaaataaacaacaatttttaaaacaaaaaaacgacTCACCTGACTGCATTTTAGTACGAGGTGGACTGAGGGTTGTAGATCTACTAGCTTCCATCTCTCGATGTCTTTTAGCTGTAGCAATACTACTTTTTCGAGTGTACATTTTACGACACTTCACATGAATTTTCACAGACTGTTTGTctattaaatattcaacatttacATCATTTCTTTCAACGCTTGAATTAATTAAAGTTGTAATTCCACGTTCAACAATAACTGTTTCACTTTCGTTCAAATTATTACTACAAATGAAACAAACTTGcgacatttttaatatgtattctagttccacaatttattgtaactaCGAACACGAAATATACACACGTAGTCACGTAAACGAAATGCACAACACTGATGGTAttaaacagtatataatatctatattcaaacaaattaatGAGATAACGgaaaaatagtatacaaaagtaatataaaattatacaaatagaaaataataatcgcGCTTGCGATAGCAAGTCACCGTGTCGTAGCGGTGTTGTTTTTCATTGTATTCGGTTTAATCTTATAACGATAGTgtacaacgataatattaagtattattattattttaaaccacaatatcttatgaaatattattcataggaaaaaaaccttttttttagaaaattaaacacTGAACGGCAAGGCAAACCGAAAAACTGACTCCAGTATATTGATGTATGGCGTATTACTACTTAAGTATCTGcaatatatcatgaaatattattcgtagaaaaaaaattcaagatacttatttttagataattgcTTGATCTACAAGTTATGTAAtagctatttttatataaatacttaagtttAAGAGATATTTGCGAAAAACCTATTTTTGTGACCTTTGACCTCGAATTAAATTTTTAGCAACGGTGGGATCGATGGGGACTTTTGACATTTCAtttgtaatgactaatgatgtACCTAAGGTGTGTACCAATTTTCAGCTCTATGCGAATTTTTCCGAAGTTCacgtttttttttgtctattttgACTggactattaatatttttttttcattataagtgtataatatgttaacgttatttaataataaagtacatatttattcaaataaaaaattggtaCTTACTTTAGAGTAATGGATAACCTTTCCACTGCCGGTATTGTACCTTTAATATTTTGCTCTTTCTCTAGGttactttttacaatatttaaaagttcatcaaatgtttttacagacattttgtaataattaaaaattttttctgGAAATCGTCGTAAATCGTCATATATAACATTGAATTGGCCCTTTTTTTTCCATAGGGATGTACCGCAAACCTTCTATTTAtggatttttcttttttttttttttccaatgccTCATTTATGGCAATTATTAGCACTGGTGTAATTTTAGGCATTGTGATGTAGACTGTAGACCTACTCCTACGAACAGTTAGTACGAACTGACTACTGCAAATGGTCGATCGATGAgtgtctattattaatttttactattcgaatacgataatacaatatttatattattgatacaataatagtggagttaaccattttttttttaaatattgtacaaatatacGCGACGGAATACGCTCGACGGATACGCCTTGCATATAGCTAGTCCGTTGGAAAACGCTGCGGAATACGCCGTGTATAGCCGGGGCCTTCCGTTTTCGtttaattcatgttttttaatCGCTACTAAGTCGGCACTAATTACTTCATCTGCTTCTATTCGCAAAACACAATTACTACGCGCAGGTATAATTATCGGTTCGACTTTATGATGCGCGATCGACTCAGGTATAATTAGTACGTCTCTATCCATGTCAATTA encodes the following:
- the LOC132926090 gene encoding E3 SUMO-protein ligase ZBED1-like, with the translated sequence MSKSSVIWDYFQLDSDNINVKCGLCRIKLKNNRSSTSNLIRHIKSKHPTVNLLNRNTRVLEETVDDPNDAPSTSTTNTINSTTNLVVNQTETSLQIPSNEHAICPQSSRFVNNPITQYFSKPLGASRRKIIDQQVLKMIVKEYYPFSIVEDREFVKLLNLLNPGYTLPSRKTLSKSLLPIMYNEIYDKVKQDIKNHAKYVSITTDSWTSIKNENYIAVTCHFINNECELKSYLLSCFKNSESRSSENLKKDLLTVIQKWGLENNIAACCFAHSLNLAVQTALKSISETRDKVRGIVGHFKRSPQAAEKLRAMQEQLGLTPPLMLIQDVVTRWNSTYEMFQRIQNLKVPLSSVLVECNYNIYLTNEDWHIISKSCEVLKYFKEITVEISSEKSVSISKSVVFSRALLKHCTYLDTQFYDSEQLTDMISILKQQVEQRFKSLEKTQIYAEATILDPRFKKYGFLNNSSFTESKKTIINKATTIHIEMKNMKQPAIQNQSVTLSGDSIWNDFDEEVSSQLISTNPTSAAILEIDKYLQEGLIPRHEDPLKWWKNNRNVYPCLFELMKKRLCVLATSVPCERIFSKAGQTISEKRSRLSSKNFEKMIFLNFNSK
- the LOC132926091 gene encoding general transcription factor II-I repeat domain-containing protein 2-like, translating into MERKKRKVEAENRQFLAEWTDLYCFTLPNRVGALPVCSICQQTVAIIKSSNLKRHYETKHKSFSEKYQVGSNLRKSKIESLYLSYSTSTQIIDKAMSEQEKCTEASMRISWILAKHMKPFTDADIIKECMIEAGNALFDSKNDIMETIRNIPLSTSSNTRNTELLAKENHSNLIQSLSATGYYVLAMDESCDKTDTAQLCIFVRYFDNTSEQFVEEILTILPLLGTTCGEDIYKAVIEYFEKYKLDMKKLISLTTDGAPSMIGNKKSFVQRLINNPKCNNKIISYHCIIHQSVLCCKLNLNLEATMTQVIKIVNFIRAKSSLKHRQFKSFLDEVKSQYGDLQLYNNVSSDQLCAKDYLDFLEIKEHVTSIAFLTDIFKHINDLNFKLQGKGKLVCHLLSEIKCFSRKMDLFCEDIENERLHFPNLNTVFDDAEDNNDINLNQFINFIKKLKSEFEDRFTDFKKIENMEIIEFQEDMSLKEKFTQVTNTLQYDQFWMKYVCSSKYPELKRLVSKLYTMFGSTYVCEAAFSKMKFIKNNFRSRLTDEHLIELMQISCTNFTPNIRKLVKT